A DNA window from Tachysurus fulvidraco isolate hzauxx_2018 chromosome 4, HZAU_PFXX_2.0, whole genome shotgun sequence contains the following coding sequences:
- the ssrp1b gene encoding FACT complex subunit SSRP1 isoform X1 has translation MSDVLEFSDIYQEVKGSWNDGRLRFSKQMVVYKNSKTGKVDSIPVPELSQAQWRRVCLGHSIKLSTSTGHVYKYDGFKDTDFEKISEYFKDNYKVELTEKDMCVKGWNWGTAKFNGPLLSFEVSDTPVFEIPLSSVSQCTTGKNEVTLEFHQNDDTEVSLMEVRFYVPPSTGDEGADPVEAFAQNILSKADVIQATGDAVCIFRELQCLTPRGRYDIRIYPTFLHLHGKTFDYKIPYTTVLRLFLLPHKDQRQMFFVISLDPPIKQGQTRYHFLILLFSKDEDINLTLNMSEEEVERRFEGKLTKNMSGSLYEMVSRVMKALVNRKITVPGNFQGHSGAQCITCSYKASSGLLYPLERGFIYVHKPPVHLRFEEISCVNFARGTTTTRSFDFEIETKQGSQYTFSSIEREEYGKLFDFVNAKKLSIKNRGFKEKKGMKVRDDMYSDSDEDQHDAYLERMKQEGKIREEANDSDDSEAGSDESFNPGDEDDDVAEEYDSKASASESSAEGADSEEDRKKKPVKKAKTVKEAKHKKEKKMKDNSAPKRPMSAYMLWLNSSRDRIKAENPGISVTEILKKAGEMWKQISKEKKEEWEGKSEEAKKEYERAMKQYREKSGGTSKKPRKKGGKSDERKKKKLGGGRERERNKPAGNESFKSPEFISSEESSSESNRGKGRKRKGSDNEEKQASSTPSSEESVSD, from the exons ATGAGTGATGTTCTGGAGTTTAGTGACATTTATCAGGAGGTCAAGGGTTCCTGG AATGACGGGCGTCTGCGGTTCAGTAAGCAGATGgtggtttataaaaacagtaagACGGGTAAAGTGGACAGTATCCCTGTCCCAGAGCTCAGTCAGGCCCAGTGGAGGAGGGTCTGCCTGGGTCACAGCATCAAACTGTCCACCAGCACTGGACACGTGTACAAATATGATGGCTTTAAAGACACC GACTTTGAAAAAATCTCGGAGTATTTTAAAGATAATTACAAAGTGGAGCTGACCGAAAAAGACATGTGTGTGAAAGGCTGGAACTGGGGCACTGCTAAATTCAATG GCCCACTGCTGTCATTTGAAGTGAGTGACACTCCTGTGTTTGAGATTCCGCTGTCCAGTGTATCACAGTGTACCACTGGAAAAAATGAAGTCACTCTGGAGTTTCATCAGAATGATGATACAGAGGTGTCGCTCATGGAGGTGCGTTTTTATGTCCCACCCAGTACAGGAGATGAGGGGGCGGACCCTGTAGAG GCATTTGCCCAGAATATTCTTTCTAAGGCAGATGTGATTCAGGCTACAGGAGACGCTGTGTGTATTTTCCGAGAGCTGCAGTGTCTTACACCCAGGGGAAG GTATGATATACGTATCTACCCCACCTTCCTGCATCTGCATGGTAAGACATTTGACTACAAGATCCCCTACACCACAGTGCTGCGTCTTTTCCTGCTCCCCCACAAGGACCAGAGACAGATGTTCTTCGTG ATCAGTCTGGATCCTCCCATTAAACAAGGACAAACCCGCTATCACTTTCTCATCCTGCTATTTTCCAAGGACGAGGATATCAACCTCACCCTCAacatgagcga GGAAGAGGTAGAGAGGCGATTTGAAGGAAAGCTGACTAAGAACATGTCTGGCTCTCTATATGAGATGGTCAGCAGGGTTATGAAGGCTCTTGTCAACAGGAAGATCACAGTACCTGGAAACTTTCAGgg TCACTCTGGGGCTCAGTGTATCACTTGCTCCTATAAGGCCAGCTCAGGTCTGCTGTATCCTCTGGAGAGAGGCTTCATCTACGTTCACAAGCCCCCAGTGCATCTGCGCTTCGAGGAGATCTCCTGTGTGAACTTTGCCAGAGGCACCACAACCACACGCTCGTTTGACTTTGAAATTGAGACCAAACAGGGCAGCCAGTACACATTCAGCAGTATTGAGAG AGAAGAGTATGGGAAGTTGTTCGATTTTGTCAATGCTAAGAAACTGAGCATCAAGAACAGAGGCTTCAAAGAG AAAAAG GGTATGAAGGTCAGAGATGACATGTACAGTGACTCTGATGAGGATCAGCATGACGCGTATCTGGAGCGCATGAAGCAGGAAGGGAAGATCCGTGAAGAGGCCAATGACAGCGATGACTCGGAGGCTGGCAGCG ATGAATCATTTAACCCtggagatgaagatgatgatgtcGCAGAAGA gtatGACAGTAAAGCCTCAGCCAGTGAAAGTAGTGCTGAAGGTGCAGACAGtgaagaagacagaaaaaagaaacctgTCAAAAAAGCCAAAACTGTGAAGGAGGCTAAGCACAAAAAGGAG AAGAAGATGAAGGACAACAGCGCCCCTAAGAGGCCAATGAGTGCCTATATGCTGTGGCTCAACTCCAGCAGAGATCGCATTAAAGCTGAAAACCCTGGAATCTCAGTCACTGAGATTTTAAAGAAGGCTGGTGAGATGTGGAAGCAGATCagcaaggaaaagaaagag GAGTGGGAAGGGAAATCTGAGGAAGCCAAGAAAGAATACGAGCGAGCGATGAAACAGTACAGAGAAAAAAGTGGAGGCACCTCAAAAAA gccaagaaagaaaggaggaaaaagtgacgagagaaagaaaaagaagttaggtggagggagggaaagagagaggaacaaGCCAGCCGGGAACGAAAGCTTTAAAAGTCCTGAGTTCATCTCCAGTGAGGAGAGTTCGTCCGAGTCCAACCGTGGAAAAGGCCGTAAACGCAAG GGCTCGGATAATGAGGAGAAACAAGCAAGCAGCACTCCCAGCTCAGAGGAGTCTGTCTCAGACTAA
- the ssrp1b gene encoding FACT complex subunit SSRP1 isoform X2, protein MSDVLEFSDIYQEVKGSWNDGRLRFSKQMVVYKNSKTGKVDSIPVPELSQAQWRRVCLGHSIKLSTSTGHVYKYDGFKDTDFEKISEYFKDNYKVELTEKDMCVKGWNWGTAKFNGPLLSFEVSDTPVFEIPLSSVSQCTTGKNEVTLEFHQNDDTEVSLMEVRFYVPPSTGDEGADPVEAFAQNILSKADVIQATGDAVCIFRELQCLTPRGRYDIRIYPTFLHLHGKTFDYKIPYTTVLRLFLLPHKDQRQMFFVISLDPPIKQGQTRYHFLILLFSKDEDINLTLNMSEEEVERRFEGKLTKNMSGSLYEMVSRVMKALVNRKITVPGNFQGHSGAQCITCSYKASSGLLYPLERGFIYVHKPPVHLRFEEISCVNFARGTTTTRSFDFEIETKQGSQYTFSSIEREEYGKLFDFVNAKKLSIKNRGFKEGMKVRDDMYSDSDEDQHDAYLERMKQEGKIREEANDSDDSEAGSDESFNPGDEDDDVAEEYDSKASASESSAEGADSEEDRKKKPVKKAKTVKEAKHKKEKKMKDNSAPKRPMSAYMLWLNSSRDRIKAENPGISVTEILKKAGEMWKQISKEKKEEWEGKSEEAKKEYERAMKQYREKSGGTSKKPRKKGGKSDERKKKKLGGGRERERNKPAGNESFKSPEFISSEESSSESNRGKGRKRKGSDNEEKQASSTPSSEESVSD, encoded by the exons ATGAGTGATGTTCTGGAGTTTAGTGACATTTATCAGGAGGTCAAGGGTTCCTGG AATGACGGGCGTCTGCGGTTCAGTAAGCAGATGgtggtttataaaaacagtaagACGGGTAAAGTGGACAGTATCCCTGTCCCAGAGCTCAGTCAGGCCCAGTGGAGGAGGGTCTGCCTGGGTCACAGCATCAAACTGTCCACCAGCACTGGACACGTGTACAAATATGATGGCTTTAAAGACACC GACTTTGAAAAAATCTCGGAGTATTTTAAAGATAATTACAAAGTGGAGCTGACCGAAAAAGACATGTGTGTGAAAGGCTGGAACTGGGGCACTGCTAAATTCAATG GCCCACTGCTGTCATTTGAAGTGAGTGACACTCCTGTGTTTGAGATTCCGCTGTCCAGTGTATCACAGTGTACCACTGGAAAAAATGAAGTCACTCTGGAGTTTCATCAGAATGATGATACAGAGGTGTCGCTCATGGAGGTGCGTTTTTATGTCCCACCCAGTACAGGAGATGAGGGGGCGGACCCTGTAGAG GCATTTGCCCAGAATATTCTTTCTAAGGCAGATGTGATTCAGGCTACAGGAGACGCTGTGTGTATTTTCCGAGAGCTGCAGTGTCTTACACCCAGGGGAAG GTATGATATACGTATCTACCCCACCTTCCTGCATCTGCATGGTAAGACATTTGACTACAAGATCCCCTACACCACAGTGCTGCGTCTTTTCCTGCTCCCCCACAAGGACCAGAGACAGATGTTCTTCGTG ATCAGTCTGGATCCTCCCATTAAACAAGGACAAACCCGCTATCACTTTCTCATCCTGCTATTTTCCAAGGACGAGGATATCAACCTCACCCTCAacatgagcga GGAAGAGGTAGAGAGGCGATTTGAAGGAAAGCTGACTAAGAACATGTCTGGCTCTCTATATGAGATGGTCAGCAGGGTTATGAAGGCTCTTGTCAACAGGAAGATCACAGTACCTGGAAACTTTCAGgg TCACTCTGGGGCTCAGTGTATCACTTGCTCCTATAAGGCCAGCTCAGGTCTGCTGTATCCTCTGGAGAGAGGCTTCATCTACGTTCACAAGCCCCCAGTGCATCTGCGCTTCGAGGAGATCTCCTGTGTGAACTTTGCCAGAGGCACCACAACCACACGCTCGTTTGACTTTGAAATTGAGACCAAACAGGGCAGCCAGTACACATTCAGCAGTATTGAGAG AGAAGAGTATGGGAAGTTGTTCGATTTTGTCAATGCTAAGAAACTGAGCATCAAGAACAGAGGCTTCAAAGAG GGTATGAAGGTCAGAGATGACATGTACAGTGACTCTGATGAGGATCAGCATGACGCGTATCTGGAGCGCATGAAGCAGGAAGGGAAGATCCGTGAAGAGGCCAATGACAGCGATGACTCGGAGGCTGGCAGCG ATGAATCATTTAACCCtggagatgaagatgatgatgtcGCAGAAGA gtatGACAGTAAAGCCTCAGCCAGTGAAAGTAGTGCTGAAGGTGCAGACAGtgaagaagacagaaaaaagaaacctgTCAAAAAAGCCAAAACTGTGAAGGAGGCTAAGCACAAAAAGGAG AAGAAGATGAAGGACAACAGCGCCCCTAAGAGGCCAATGAGTGCCTATATGCTGTGGCTCAACTCCAGCAGAGATCGCATTAAAGCTGAAAACCCTGGAATCTCAGTCACTGAGATTTTAAAGAAGGCTGGTGAGATGTGGAAGCAGATCagcaaggaaaagaaagag GAGTGGGAAGGGAAATCTGAGGAAGCCAAGAAAGAATACGAGCGAGCGATGAAACAGTACAGAGAAAAAAGTGGAGGCACCTCAAAAAA gccaagaaagaaaggaggaaaaagtgacgagagaaagaaaaagaagttaggtggagggagggaaagagagaggaacaaGCCAGCCGGGAACGAAAGCTTTAAAAGTCCTGAGTTCATCTCCAGTGAGGAGAGTTCGTCCGAGTCCAACCGTGGAAAAGGCCGTAAACGCAAG GGCTCGGATAATGAGGAGAAACAAGCAAGCAGCACTCCCAGCTCAGAGGAGTCTGTCTCAGACTAA